One region of Ahniella affigens genomic DNA includes:
- a CDS encoding c-type cytochrome has translation MKKFILVLLALFGVAAVFFSRGCRHEDKPVSGKVQDEAMLAGVTAERLPGSEEDYLRDMDYGITKDPEKVRAALEPYVPGISAEDAVKAAVRGRNNWVVWTAGNDRLWDELSRASFGNLDLLKTLSSHKALKNKRSNRWQYLGLVNEPCFKEATGPRADRYGLWLDERVQSDECAPDPYEDESKYPGVPYGARGKDGLPVGSYYGYASGIVGLRIFPNPAFDAAAQKNWDPDKYYNDPKYYNDKNLVKPYRVGMSCGFCHVGPNPTNPPADFENPKWENLNSNPGAQYFWIDRIFMFDVDETNFIHQLFGTSRPGALDTSLVSSDQINNPRTMNAVYQLGARLAIAQKWGKETLKGSELNNKQFNDFVPPIPTNSPLLNFYNNPDVKTPRVLKDGSDSTGSLAALNRVYVNIGLFSEEWLLHFIPLLGGPDITPFPIAAAAKNSTYWQANTAQTPDLALFFLAATPPDYLKNAPNGPTYLTTDEAVLARGKDVFAETCARCHSSKLPEQAFTDFFPDHGCVNSNYLQCWNDYWQWTKTEEFKAQMRGIVAAPDFLDNNFLSTELRIPSSLMETNMCSPLATNAIAGDIWNDFSSSSYKGLPSVGTVTVHHPYTLEPRPYQMPAGGRGYTRPASLVSVWSTAPFLQNNSLGPFNWYGTVDGRMESFNASIEQLLWPEKRDGNVQFQTGSGKMAPGWIDRTTKTSYLKIAGGFLPEFLQKHVGFLSFIWPSVFGDGGIDLGPIPEGTPVNLLSNINLKEKDKVLKLLPKILHDLKKLPRNATDDDARKAFANLVEPLLDVSKCPDYIVNRGHYFGTDYLPAGEGETALTDDDKRALVEFLKTM, from the coding sequence ATGAAGAAATTCATTCTGGTGCTGCTCGCACTTTTTGGTGTGGCTGCGGTGTTTTTTTCCCGCGGTTGTCGACACGAGGACAAACCCGTCAGCGGTAAGGTCCAAGACGAAGCCATGCTTGCGGGGGTGACGGCTGAGCGCCTGCCCGGTTCCGAAGAAGACTACTTGCGGGACATGGACTACGGGATTACCAAAGACCCGGAAAAGGTCCGCGCGGCCTTGGAGCCCTACGTGCCTGGCATCAGCGCCGAAGACGCCGTCAAGGCGGCGGTACGCGGACGCAACAACTGGGTGGTGTGGACCGCCGGCAACGATCGTCTCTGGGACGAGTTGTCGCGGGCCAGCTTTGGCAACCTCGATCTGCTGAAAACCTTGTCCAGTCACAAGGCCCTCAAGAACAAGCGTTCGAACCGCTGGCAGTACCTCGGTCTGGTCAATGAGCCCTGCTTCAAGGAAGCGACCGGTCCGCGTGCGGATCGCTACGGTCTCTGGCTGGATGAGCGCGTGCAGAGCGACGAGTGCGCACCAGACCCGTATGAAGACGAATCCAAGTATCCGGGCGTTCCCTACGGCGCGCGCGGCAAAGACGGCCTGCCGGTGGGCTCCTACTATGGCTATGCCAGCGGTATCGTCGGCCTGCGCATCTTCCCGAATCCGGCGTTTGACGCGGCCGCACAGAAGAATTGGGATCCAGACAAGTACTACAACGATCCGAAGTACTACAACGACAAGAATCTGGTGAAGCCGTATCGCGTCGGCATGTCGTGCGGCTTTTGCCACGTGGGTCCGAATCCGACCAACCCACCGGCAGATTTCGAGAATCCGAAATGGGAAAACCTGAACTCGAACCCAGGCGCCCAGTACTTCTGGATCGACCGCATCTTCATGTTCGATGTCGATGAAACGAACTTCATCCATCAGCTGTTCGGCACGTCGCGGCCCGGTGCGCTGGACACCTCGCTGGTTTCGTCTGATCAGATCAACAACCCACGCACGATGAATGCGGTCTATCAGCTTGGCGCCCGCCTGGCCATCGCACAGAAATGGGGCAAGGAAACACTCAAAGGCTCCGAGTTGAACAACAAGCAGTTCAACGACTTTGTGCCGCCGATCCCAACGAACTCGCCACTCCTGAACTTCTACAACAATCCAGACGTCAAGACGCCACGCGTGCTGAAGGATGGTTCGGATTCGACTGGCAGTCTGGCTGCCCTGAATCGCGTTTACGTCAACATCGGCTTGTTCAGCGAAGAATGGCTGCTGCACTTCATTCCGCTGCTGGGTGGCCCGGATATCACGCCGTTCCCGATTGCCGCTGCAGCGAAAAACTCGACCTATTGGCAAGCGAACACGGCACAGACGCCTGACCTGGCACTGTTCTTCCTGGCCGCAACCCCGCCTGACTACTTGAAGAATGCGCCCAACGGCCCGACCTACCTGACCACGGACGAGGCCGTTCTGGCGCGCGGCAAGGACGTGTTTGCCGAAACCTGTGCTCGCTGCCACTCCAGCAAGTTGCCCGAGCAGGCCTTCACCGACTTCTTCCCGGATCATGGTTGCGTCAACAGCAATTACCTGCAGTGTTGGAACGACTACTGGCAGTGGACGAAGACGGAAGAGTTCAAGGCTCAGATGCGCGGGATCGTGGCAGCGCCGGACTTCCTCGATAACAACTTCCTGTCGACCGAGTTGCGCATTCCGTCCAGCCTGATGGAAACCAACATGTGCAGCCCGCTCGCCACGAATGCGATTGCTGGCGACATCTGGAACGACTTCTCGTCGAGTTCTTACAAAGGCCTGCCCTCCGTAGGCACGGTCACCGTGCATCATCCGTACACACTGGAGCCACGTCCCTACCAGATGCCTGCCGGCGGTCGCGGTTACACCCGCCCGGCCTCTTTGGTCAGCGTCTGGTCAACAGCGCCCTTCCTGCAGAACAACAGCCTCGGTCCATTCAATTGGTACGGGACGGTCGATGGTCGCATGGAGTCGTTCAACGCTTCGATTGAGCAGTTGCTGTGGCCCGAGAAGCGTGACGGCAACGTCCAGTTCCAGACTGGATCAGGCAAGATGGCTCCGGGTTGGATCGATCGAACCACCAAGACCAGCTATTTGAAGATCGCTGGCGGCTTCCTGCCGGAATTCCTGCAGAAGCATGTTGGGTTCCTGAGCTTCATCTGGCCCAGCGTCTTCGGTGACGGTGGCATCGATCTTGGTCCGATTCCGGAAGGCACCCCGGTCAACCTGTTGTCGAACATCAACCTGAAGGAAAAAGACAAGGTCCTGAAGTTGCTGCCGAAGATCCTGCATGACCTGAAGAAGCTGCCGCGCAACGCCACGGACGACGACGCTCGCAAAGCGTTCGCCAATCTGGTGGAACCGCTGCTCGACGTCAGCAAGTGCCCGGACTACATCGTCAATCGCGGCCACTATTTCGGCACGGATTACCTGCCGGCCGGTGAAGGCGAAACAGCGCTGACCGACGACGACAAGCGCGCGTTGGTCGAATTCCTGAAGACGATGTGA
- a CDS encoding GMC family oxidoreductase: MTDNKAKYEYIVVGSGAGGGTVAARLAELGHSVLLLEAGGDPLKLSGGDPVNPDGNRLPADYQVPVFHAFSSENNAMKWDFFVRHYSDTAEQQKDEKYREYWNGQRVDGVLYPRAGTLGGCTAHNAMITVYPHNEDWDFIATLTGDGSWSADNMRKFFMKMENCQYRPVWRFLSNFGINPTKHGFGGWFKTEVALPVKALAKDEKLLETIAVSAAEAFEHNAEPVERLKWGVEGKGDPNDWRLVSENAVGIHYPPLATDNHARHGTRERVLDVAQRHPDRLTIEMWALATRVLFDDSNRAIGIEFQKGEYLYRASNKPADKDGDVRQVFASREVILAGGAYNTPQLLMLSGIGDKDQLSKFNIPVRVDLPGVGKNLQDRYEVGVVNRMNFPNWEVLKDAKFSPGDPQFEMWQNDRQGVYITNGAVLAVIKKSLKERPLPDLFIFALLGLFKGYFPTYSKLFAEHLNYLTWAILKAHTNNSAGSVTLRSADPRDVPQIDFHYFNEGNDTKGDDLKSVVEGIKFVRKMTAPLIAKGVMAEEELPGKAVQTDEQLADFVKYNAWGHHASCTCPIGPRDKGGVVDGDFQVYGTKGLRIVDASIFPKIPGFFIVTSVYMIAEKAAHVISAAAKR, from the coding sequence ATGACCGACAACAAAGCGAAATATGAGTACATCGTGGTCGGTTCGGGCGCGGGCGGCGGCACGGTTGCCGCCCGCCTTGCCGAGCTTGGCCATTCGGTGTTGCTGCTGGAGGCTGGTGGCGATCCGCTGAAGCTTTCTGGGGGCGATCCGGTCAATCCCGATGGCAATCGCCTGCCGGCCGATTACCAAGTACCGGTGTTTCACGCGTTCTCATCCGAGAACAATGCGATGAAGTGGGACTTCTTCGTCCGCCATTACAGCGATACCGCAGAACAGCAGAAGGACGAGAAGTACCGGGAATACTGGAATGGCCAACGCGTGGACGGCGTGCTGTATCCGCGCGCCGGCACGTTGGGCGGCTGCACCGCGCATAACGCGATGATCACGGTGTATCCGCACAATGAGGATTGGGACTTCATCGCCACATTGACGGGCGACGGCTCCTGGTCCGCCGACAACATGCGGAAGTTCTTCATGAAGATGGAGAATTGCCAATACCGGCCGGTGTGGCGCTTTCTGTCCAACTTCGGCATCAATCCGACGAAGCATGGCTTTGGTGGCTGGTTCAAGACCGAGGTCGCTTTGCCGGTCAAGGCACTGGCCAAGGATGAGAAGCTGCTGGAGACCATTGCCGTCTCAGCGGCCGAAGCGTTCGAGCACAACGCCGAACCCGTAGAACGTCTGAAATGGGGCGTCGAGGGCAAGGGTGATCCGAATGATTGGCGCCTCGTCAGTGAGAACGCAGTGGGGATCCACTACCCGCCTCTCGCGACGGACAATCACGCCCGACACGGCACTCGCGAACGCGTACTGGATGTCGCCCAGCGGCACCCAGACCGGTTGACGATCGAAATGTGGGCGCTGGCGACTCGTGTGTTGTTTGATGACAGCAATCGCGCAATCGGCATCGAGTTCCAAAAGGGCGAATACCTCTATCGCGCGTCAAACAAGCCCGCCGACAAGGATGGCGATGTGCGGCAAGTGTTTGCGTCCCGCGAGGTCATTCTGGCTGGCGGTGCTTACAATACGCCGCAACTGCTGATGCTGTCTGGGATTGGCGACAAGGACCAATTGAGCAAGTTCAACATCCCGGTGCGTGTAGACTTGCCAGGAGTCGGCAAGAACCTGCAGGACCGCTATGAAGTCGGTGTCGTAAACCGCATGAACTTTCCTAACTGGGAAGTGTTGAAGGATGCGAAATTCTCACCCGGCGATCCGCAGTTCGAAATGTGGCAGAACGACCGCCAAGGCGTGTACATCACGAATGGCGCCGTGCTGGCCGTGATCAAGAAGTCACTGAAGGAACGCCCGCTGCCGGATCTGTTCATCTTCGCACTGCTCGGGCTGTTCAAAGGCTATTTCCCGACGTACTCCAAGCTCTTTGCCGAGCATCTGAACTACCTGACCTGGGCCATTCTGAAAGCGCATACGAACAACAGTGCCGGTTCGGTGACGTTGCGTTCGGCCGACCCGCGCGATGTGCCACAGATCGACTTCCACTACTTCAATGAAGGCAACGATACGAAGGGCGATGACCTCAAGTCAGTGGTCGAAGGCATCAAGTTTGTCCGCAAGATGACGGCGCCGTTAATCGCGAAGGGTGTCATGGCCGAAGAAGAACTCCCAGGCAAGGCTGTGCAGACGGACGAGCAACTGGCCGATTTCGTCAAGTACAACGCATGGGGTCATCATGCCTCGTGCACGTGCCCCATCGGGCCGCGTGACAAGGGTGGCGTGGTCGATGGCGACTTCCAGGTTTATGGCACCAAAGGCTTGCGCATTGTCGACGCCTCGATCTTTCCGAAGATCCCGGGCTTCTTCATTGTGACCTCGGTGTACATGATTGCCGAGAAGGCCGCGCACGTCATTTCGGCTGCTGCCAAACGGTAA
- a CDS encoding intradiol ring-cleavage dioxygenase has protein sequence MNARVTEAVQKELSTGPTVGRRKLLGALGLASVGLGLSAVAPASKAAAPNGNQQGLTGVWYDPAIEGQGLILEVYPDLISPGVGLLFGGWFTFDTTAGGTSTQRWYSFSGEIRTGTSAAALTVYRNTGGNFAAAPVTFAQSVGTASLTFSSCLAATFAFSLTDGRTGSIALARLGANIACTEAGGNLTVSDFGYSGAWHDPNVAGQGIILEINPANDLGFFAWYTYAPDGANLGVSGQRWFTARAVHADGDKNLTFQILSTTGGVFNTATTVATVTVGTAVLSLTSCTTATLVYHFGSGEFAGKSGSITLERGPSAVGACLFGSTCSLIPSETEGPYPLSSVLSNTGIVRQDIRESKTGVPLTLVLKLVNINRSCAPITNAAVYIWHCDKDGVYSGYANQTGGVNATGQIFLRGVQVSDSAGQVVFTSIYPGWYAGRITHIHFQVYLNNTLGGNATVTSQIAFPPDVTTAVYNSSLYSSRGQNTSVTSFAADNVFRDGTTYQLANVAGNTSTGYVATLIVGVSGPA, from the coding sequence ATGAACGCCAGAGTGACTGAAGCAGTGCAAAAGGAACTGAGCACCGGGCCCACCGTCGGACGCCGCAAGTTGCTTGGCGCGTTGGGCCTCGCGAGTGTCGGACTCGGACTATCGGCCGTTGCCCCCGCAAGCAAAGCCGCGGCACCGAACGGCAATCAGCAAGGCTTGACGGGGGTCTGGTACGACCCAGCCATCGAAGGGCAGGGCTTGATTCTGGAGGTGTATCCAGACTTGATCTCACCGGGGGTCGGCTTGCTATTTGGCGGTTGGTTCACATTCGACACGACGGCAGGCGGCACGAGCACGCAACGCTGGTATTCGTTTTCCGGCGAAATTCGCACCGGCACCTCGGCTGCAGCGCTCACGGTGTATCGCAATACTGGTGGCAACTTTGCCGCTGCGCCGGTGACGTTTGCGCAGTCTGTTGGGACCGCGAGCCTCACGTTTTCGTCCTGCCTCGCAGCGACGTTTGCGTTTAGCCTGACCGATGGCCGTACCGGCAGCATTGCCTTGGCGAGACTCGGTGCGAACATCGCATGCACCGAGGCGGGGGGCAATCTGACCGTCAGCGACTTCGGCTACAGCGGCGCGTGGCACGATCCGAATGTCGCAGGTCAGGGCATCATTCTCGAGATCAATCCGGCGAATGACTTAGGCTTCTTTGCTTGGTACACCTATGCCCCAGACGGCGCGAATCTCGGGGTCAGCGGGCAACGCTGGTTCACTGCGCGCGCGGTGCACGCGGATGGGGACAAGAACCTGACATTTCAGATTCTGTCGACGACTGGCGGCGTGTTCAATACGGCGACAACCGTTGCAACCGTAACGGTCGGAACGGCCGTGCTGAGCTTGACGAGTTGCACGACCGCCACTCTCGTCTACCACTTTGGCAGCGGCGAATTTGCCGGTAAGAGCGGCAGCATCACGCTCGAACGCGGCCCGAGCGCGGTTGGCGCGTGCCTGTTCGGCAGCACGTGCAGTTTGATTCCCTCGGAGACGGAAGGGCCGTATCCACTGTCATCAGTGTTGTCGAATACCGGCATCGTCCGCCAGGACATTCGCGAATCGAAGACGGGCGTGCCGCTGACGTTGGTGCTGAAGCTGGTCAACATCAATCGCAGTTGCGCGCCAATCACGAATGCCGCGGTCTACATTTGGCACTGCGACAAGGACGGCGTGTATTCGGGATACGCGAATCAGACTGGCGGGGTCAACGCGACCGGGCAGATATTCCTCCGCGGGGTGCAAGTCAGCGATAGCGCCGGGCAAGTCGTTTTCACGAGCATCTACCCCGGTTGGTACGCCGGCCGGATCACACATATCCACTTCCAGGTGTATTTGAACAATACGCTGGGCGGCAATGCGACCGTGACATCGCAGATAGCGTTCCCGCCAGATGTCACGACCGCCGTCTACAACTCAAGTCTGTATTCGAGCCGCGGGCAGAACACATCCGTAACCAGCTTCGCCGCCGACAATGTGTTTCGCGATGGCACCACCTACCAACTTGCGAATGTGGCGGGCAATACATCAACCGGTTACGTCGCAACCTTGATCGTTGGTGTCTCGGGGCCGGCGTAG
- a CDS encoding zinc-dependent alcohol dehydrogenase family protein produces MKQARYSTRGPVPQDVIACETLDTPEPGPGQVRIKVLAAPINPSDVLTLTGEYGMLPPLPAVGGNEGVGVVEAHGEGVTQPAVGQTVLIPVGAGTWSTHVVADAAKLMPLPNGVDPIQLSMLVVNPPTAALMLSEFVDLQPGEWVIQNAANSAVGGYLIQIAKARGLKTANVVRRESAIADLADSGADVLIVDGPDLHKRVAEATGKAPIRLGIDAVGGQSTENLARCLAVGGTLVNYGAMSGEPCSISPASFVFRDITLKGFWLAQWFRKAAPAQQMAVYADLAKRIATGELHARVHATYPVEAIKDAVAAAASGGRNGKIVIVPTP; encoded by the coding sequence ATGAAGCAAGCCCGCTACAGCACCCGTGGCCCTGTTCCCCAGGACGTTATCGCCTGCGAAACGCTCGACACACCCGAACCGGGACCGGGCCAGGTCCGCATCAAAGTCCTCGCCGCGCCGATCAATCCCTCAGATGTTCTGACGCTTACCGGTGAGTACGGCATGTTGCCGCCGTTGCCCGCCGTGGGCGGAAACGAGGGGGTTGGCGTCGTTGAAGCGCATGGCGAAGGCGTCACCCAGCCGGCGGTTGGGCAAACCGTCTTGATTCCGGTTGGCGCTGGCACCTGGAGCACCCATGTGGTCGCCGATGCCGCCAAATTGATGCCCTTGCCGAACGGCGTCGACCCGATTCAACTGTCGATGCTCGTCGTCAACCCACCTACTGCTGCGTTGATGCTCAGTGAATTCGTTGACTTGCAGCCCGGTGAATGGGTCATTCAGAACGCGGCCAATTCGGCTGTGGGTGGCTATCTGATCCAAATCGCCAAGGCGCGGGGTTTGAAAACCGCCAATGTGGTGCGGCGCGAGAGCGCGATTGCCGACCTGGCCGATTCTGGCGCTGATGTGCTGATCGTCGATGGCCCTGATCTGCACAAACGCGTGGCCGAGGCAACCGGCAAGGCGCCGATTCGCCTGGGCATCGATGCGGTTGGCGGGCAATCCACCGAGAACCTCGCCCGCTGTCTCGCGGTCGGCGGCACGTTGGTGAATTACGGCGCCATGAGCGGCGAGCCCTGCTCCATTTCGCCCGCTTCTTTCGTGTTTCGCGACATCACGCTGAAGGGTTTCTGGCTGGCGCAATGGTTCCGCAAGGCGGCACCAGCGCAGCAGATGGCAGTCTATGCCGATCTCGCCAAGCGCATTGCGACTGGCGAACTGCACGCGCGCGTGCATGCGACCTATCCCGTGGAGGCAATCAAGGACGCCGTCGCTGCTGCGGCGAGCGGTGGTCGGAACGGCAAAATCGTGATTGTGCCGACACCCTGA
- a CDS encoding ATP-binding protein, producing the protein MPRRLWHRLLIGNIVLIVAVLAGLAIWQAYSFERGFSAYLDTIAVEQAEAAARRLEQAYDSEGSWTFLQRDDGRFGALVGGRDGTERPQQPRHASESISPRSTAPMSNLDAPINRPPRDERDRFGEPPPRPTPEMATPGAAGRPDQPVGPTPWTRLRLLDADRQQVAGLPPQHEVLVELALTHQGQIVGYLQVPRVRTLSLGPEQTFSKLQTHGLLVALLVSVLIAVGVSVWLARNLTRPLRALQAGIEQFQTDALPVRLPIDRRDELGTLAQRFNAMTQALHDMQQERERWTRDIAHELRTPVAILQAEIQAMVDGIRPATPEQLLQLQSECRRLSRLAEDLSLLDLHQGQGFACEPEEIDFATIVQAGVNRFRNRLLAQGLNVSCTPLPSAPLYGDPERLGQVLDNVLENALRYTDPPGEVRIGMACDADHVVLSIEDSAPSVPDAALPHLFDRLYRVEASRGRSLAGSGLGLSIAASIVAAHDGQISALHSPLGGLHIRVQLPLNRVSS; encoded by the coding sequence ATGCCGCGCCGCCTCTGGCATCGCCTGTTGATTGGCAACATCGTGCTCATTGTCGCGGTGCTGGCTGGTTTGGCAATTTGGCAGGCATACTCGTTTGAACGTGGCTTCAGTGCCTACCTCGATACCATTGCGGTTGAGCAGGCCGAGGCGGCAGCGCGGCGCCTCGAACAAGCCTACGACAGCGAAGGCAGTTGGACGTTCTTGCAACGGGATGACGGTCGTTTCGGTGCGCTGGTTGGGGGGCGTGACGGCACGGAGCGCCCCCAACAGCCGCGTCATGCCAGCGAATCAATCAGTCCACGTTCCACGGCCCCAATGTCCAACCTGGATGCGCCAATCAACCGACCGCCGCGCGACGAGCGCGATCGATTCGGCGAGCCACCACCGCGACCAACACCTGAAATGGCAACACCAGGTGCTGCGGGCCGTCCCGATCAGCCGGTTGGTCCGACGCCCTGGACGCGTCTCCGATTGCTTGATGCAGATCGCCAACAGGTGGCCGGGCTGCCACCGCAGCATGAGGTACTGGTCGAACTGGCGCTGACGCATCAAGGCCAGATCGTTGGCTATCTGCAGGTGCCAAGAGTTCGTACGCTGAGCCTCGGTCCCGAGCAGACCTTTAGCAAACTGCAAACTCATGGGCTGCTGGTTGCGCTCCTGGTGTCCGTGCTGATCGCGGTCGGTGTGTCAGTGTGGTTGGCGCGCAATCTGACCCGACCGCTGCGTGCACTGCAAGCCGGAATCGAGCAGTTTCAGACCGATGCGTTGCCTGTGCGGCTCCCGATCGATCGCCGCGATGAACTCGGCACGCTGGCGCAGCGCTTCAATGCGATGACGCAAGCGTTACACGACATGCAGCAGGAGCGCGAGCGGTGGACGCGTGACATTGCCCATGAGCTGCGAACCCCAGTCGCGATTCTGCAGGCCGAGATTCAGGCGATGGTCGACGGCATTCGTCCGGCGACGCCCGAGCAATTGCTGCAACTGCAGAGCGAGTGTCGTCGCCTCAGTCGACTCGCCGAAGACTTGAGTCTGCTGGACCTGCATCAAGGCCAGGGCTTTGCGTGTGAGCCAGAGGAGATCGATTTCGCAACAATCGTGCAGGCCGGCGTAAATCGCTTTCGGAACCGCTTGCTCGCACAAGGCTTGAACGTGTCATGCACGCCATTGCCAAGCGCGCCGCTATATGGCGATCCTGAGCGCCTTGGCCAGGTTCTCGATAACGTGCTGGAGAACGCACTTCGATATACCGATCCGCCTGGCGAGGTCCGGATAGGAATGGCTTGCGATGCCGATCACGTTGTGCTCAGCATCGAAGACTCGGCGCCTTCGGTTCCGGACGCAGCACTGCCGCACTTGTTTGATCGCTTGTACCGCGTGGAGGCGTCCCGGGGCCGTAGCCTGGCCGGGTCGGGGCTTGGGCTCAGCATTGCGGCCAGTATCGTTGCGGCACACGATGGGCAGATCAGCGCGTTACATTCGCCGCTTGGTGGTTTGCATATTCGAGTCCAGTTACCGTTGAATCGGGTGTCATCATGA
- a CDS encoding response regulator, whose product MNPPRILIVEDEPRLASVLVDYLRHAGMNTHWLDHGDLVLPWLKQEPCSLMLLDQMLPGRDGLSILTELRQTSFLPVIVVTAQVRDIDRMLGLDSGADDYVCKPFNPNEVVARVKAVLRRSRQGGADTSSPQPLIVLDQAQSVARWRGQELALTQVEFRILEVLVRESPRIVSRQQLLGSMYTDHRVVTERTVDTHIRNLRRKFQEVAANPIDSVYGVGFRFDMSVT is encoded by the coding sequence ATGAACCCGCCGCGCATTCTGATCGTTGAAGACGAACCGCGACTCGCCAGCGTGCTGGTCGACTACTTGCGCCATGCTGGGATGAACACCCATTGGCTGGACCACGGCGACCTCGTACTGCCGTGGCTCAAGCAGGAGCCTTGCAGCCTCATGCTGCTGGACCAGATGCTGCCGGGTCGGGATGGCCTGAGCATTCTGACCGAGCTCCGCCAGACTTCGTTCTTGCCGGTGATCGTGGTCACCGCGCAGGTTCGCGATATTGATCGGATGCTGGGGCTCGATTCCGGCGCTGACGACTATGTCTGCAAACCGTTCAATCCCAATGAAGTGGTCGCTCGGGTCAAAGCCGTCCTGCGGCGATCGAGGCAGGGCGGCGCCGACACAAGCTCACCGCAGCCGCTGATCGTGCTGGATCAGGCCCAGTCCGTGGCGCGCTGGCGCGGTCAAGAGCTGGCCCTGACGCAGGTGGAGTTCCGGATTCTCGAAGTGCTGGTGCGCGAATCGCCGCGCATTGTGTCGCGTCAGCAGTTGCTTGGCTCGATGTACACCGATCATCGGGTCGTCACTGAGCGAACGGTCGATACGCATATCCGAAACCTGAGGCGCAAGTTTCAAGAGGTCGCTGCCAACCCGATCGATTCGGTGTATGGCGTCGGCTTCCGGTTTGACATGAGCGTGACCTGA
- a CDS encoding YcxB family protein translates to MTIPTNNPFSPPSANLESDGLTVDGEMSLHYRLTALDHLRFNLLHVYTRLFPQAVMLTGSAIFASSFSGGAPKLLVFVGAYAVNSLIQLLVLGLMVFSARNRRLLTDYQTALTGAGLVVSTPFVRSLYYWTGVERVRSGLGITAVYVNSNAAQIIPKRAFAGDAQQAKFLSIIAERRLDV, encoded by the coding sequence ATGACCATTCCGACCAACAATCCATTTTCACCGCCAAGCGCCAACCTGGAGTCCGATGGGTTGACTGTTGACGGCGAGATGTCGCTTCACTATCGGCTGACCGCGCTGGACCACCTCAGATTCAACTTGCTCCACGTTTACACGCGCCTGTTTCCCCAGGCGGTCATGTTGACTGGCAGTGCGATCTTCGCGTCTTCATTCAGTGGGGGCGCGCCGAAGTTGTTGGTCTTCGTTGGGGCATATGCGGTCAACTCGCTGATACAACTGTTGGTGCTGGGTCTGATGGTCTTCAGCGCGCGTAACCGTCGTCTGTTGACCGATTACCAAACGGCTCTGACGGGCGCTGGACTCGTGGTTTCGACGCCATTTGTCAGATCGCTCTATTATTGGACTGGCGTTGAACGCGTGCGTTCTGGCCTCGGCATCACTGCTGTTTACGTAAACTCGAATGCCGCCCAGATCATCCCCAAGCGCGCCTTTGCCGGCGACGCTCAGCAAGCCAAATTTCTGTCAATCATTGCCGAGCGGCGCCTGGATGTTTGA